The Bacillus oleivorans genome has a window encoding:
- a CDS encoding S8 family serine peptidase yields the protein MKRFWLCFIFLNLLAGKPVMGVEIPPLPEENQDEEKIAIVILENKMSKEEIDHFLQNYPSLQVRYYFAEALNGFSVKGKVKDLNQLEQVQAISLVSEVNPYRAMGEESISHIGGDDVRSYFDAKNQRLTGKGVTVGVIDTGIDYTHPDLRGSYRGGKDFVDGDSDPMETHSRRELNTFHGTHVAGIIAANGKLQGVAPEAKIVAYRALGPGGFGTTEQVIAAIEQAIKDKVDVLNLSLGSSVNGPDLPVSLALNEAVKKGIVAVTSNGNTGPNRWTVGSPGTASKAISVGASTPPLKIPVLTYGTEKKEITLQPLIDSERWTIEKTYELIDGGLGKPKDLEDAFGKIAIIERGEITFTEKVKNAEEKGAEGVIIYNNTDGSFVGNLEEELTIPVASISKKEGKSLLKAMKNGENLGHMSFKEEEDVLADFSSRGPVTATWDIKPDVVAPGVAINSTVPEGYLSLQGTSMAAPHVAGACALLLQAHPDWTPEQVKAALMNTAKILTKNDGDSYHTFEQGAGRIQLPEAIHTETLVLPGSLVLGKYTDMKGLETRSAHLQIQNVGENDMTYSFSVPGHSDVIRWQLPQSFELKPGEEKEVSISMTLLEPNDESLYDGYLELNAGKQVISIPYLFVVNEPDYPRVMGFSISPGDQPNVWKYEMYLPGGADEMGIALYDPDTLKFEGFLDWKRNVHKGMVSRELPLNQLPKGYFKAVVFAKKSGKQDIVERDIYIPVPGDRRIGSNSLAPRMVE from the coding sequence ATGAAACGGTTTTGGCTATGCTTCATTTTCCTCAATCTATTAGCAGGAAAGCCGGTAATGGGAGTTGAGATTCCGCCATTACCAGAAGAAAACCAAGACGAAGAGAAAATTGCAATCGTGATATTAGAAAATAAAATGAGCAAAGAAGAAATTGATCATTTTTTACAAAATTACCCTAGTTTACAGGTTCGGTATTATTTTGCCGAGGCATTGAACGGCTTTTCTGTAAAAGGAAAAGTAAAGGATTTAAACCAATTAGAACAGGTCCAAGCGATATCGCTTGTTTCAGAGGTTAACCCTTATCGCGCGATGGGGGAAGAGAGCATCTCCCACATAGGCGGAGATGATGTACGTTCTTACTTCGATGCCAAGAATCAGCGTTTGACCGGAAAAGGTGTAACAGTTGGCGTTATTGACACAGGAATCGATTACACCCATCCGGACTTAAGAGGCAGCTACCGCGGAGGAAAAGATTTTGTTGATGGGGACTCGGATCCGATGGAAACCCATAGCAGGCGTGAATTAAATACATTTCACGGAACCCACGTAGCGGGAATCATTGCTGCCAACGGAAAACTTCAGGGAGTCGCACCAGAAGCGAAAATAGTTGCCTATCGTGCTTTAGGACCAGGTGGATTTGGGACAACAGAGCAAGTGATTGCTGCGATCGAGCAAGCGATTAAAGATAAGGTCGACGTCCTTAATTTATCATTGGGAAGCAGTGTAAATGGACCAGATTTACCTGTCAGCCTAGCTTTAAATGAAGCGGTGAAAAAAGGAATTGTTGCGGTAACCTCCAATGGAAACACAGGCCCAAACCGCTGGACAGTAGGTTCACCAGGAACTGCTTCAAAAGCTATATCGGTAGGGGCTTCTACCCCTCCGCTAAAAATTCCGGTCCTTACATACGGAACAGAAAAGAAAGAAATCACATTGCAGCCGTTAATCGATTCTGAAAGATGGACAATTGAAAAAACGTATGAACTAATTGATGGCGGATTAGGCAAACCAAAAGATTTGGAAGATGCTTTTGGTAAAATTGCTATTATTGAAAGAGGGGAAATCACCTTTACTGAAAAGGTTAAAAACGCCGAGGAAAAGGGAGCGGAAGGCGTTATCATTTACAACAATACCGACGGCTCCTTTGTCGGAAATCTGGAGGAAGAACTAACGATTCCCGTAGCGTCGATTTCGAAGAAGGAAGGGAAATCCCTCTTAAAGGCGATGAAGAATGGTGAAAATCTGGGGCACATGTCTTTTAAAGAAGAAGAGGATGTCCTTGCCGATTTTAGCTCACGCGGACCGGTTACAGCTACTTGGGATATAAAGCCGGATGTCGTAGCTCCAGGCGTGGCGATCAATAGCACGGTTCCGGAAGGATACTTATCTTTACAAGGGACAAGCATGGCAGCACCGCATGTGGCAGGAGCATGTGCCCTATTATTGCAAGCCCATCCGGATTGGACCCCTGAACAAGTAAAGGCAGCCCTCATGAATACGGCTAAGATTTTAACCAAAAATGACGGGGACAGTTATCATACCTTTGAACAGGGAGCAGGCCGGATACAGCTGCCCGAGGCGATTCATACCGAAACCTTAGTTCTGCCGGGTTCACTAGTACTCGGTAAATATACAGACATGAAGGGTCTTGAAACACGATCAGCTCATTTACAAATTCAAAATGTCGGCGAAAACGATATGACATACAGCTTTTCCGTGCCCGGTCATAGCGACGTCATCCGCTGGCAGCTGCCTCAGTCGTTTGAGTTAAAGCCGGGAGAAGAAAAAGAAGTATCGATTTCAATGACCTTACTCGAGCCAAATGACGAATCCCTTTATGACGGTTATTTGGAGTTAAACGCCGGCAAGCAGGTCATATCGATTCCTTATTTGTTTGTCGTGAATGAACCAGATTATCCGCGGGTGATGGGATTTTCCATCAGCCCTGGTGATCAACCAAATGTTTGGAAATATGAAATGTACCTGCCAGGCGGTGCCGATGAAATGGGAATCGCTTTATATGACCCGGACACATTGAAGTTCGAAGGCTTTTTAGACTGGAAAAGAAACGTCCATAAAGGAATGGTTAGCCGAGAGCTTCCTCTTAATCAATTGCCAAAGGGCTATTTTAAAGCAGTGGTGTTTGCTAAGAAAAGCGGCAAGCAGGACATCGTGGAAAGGGACATTTATATTCCGGTTCCGGGGGATCGGCGGATAGGGAGTAATTCTTTGGCACCGAGGATGGTGGAGTGA
- a CDS encoding F0F1 ATP synthase subunit gamma, whose amino-acid sequence MASLRDIKSRINSTKKTSQITKAMQMVSASKLNRAELNAKSFVPYMEKIQEVVASIALGSRGASHPMLVSRPINKTGYLVITSDRGLAGAYNSNIIRQAWQSIQKRHKSTDEYVVIAIGRVASNFFKKMGSNVVQEITGLPDQPSFADIKEITSKSVGLFQDGTIDELYLYYSHYVNTIQHEVHAKKLLPLTDIESEKKLISYEFEPNEEEILEVLLPQYAESLIYGALLDGKASEHASRMTAMKNATDNASELINSLTLHYNRARQAAITQEITEIVGGAAALE is encoded by the coding sequence ATGGCATCATTGCGCGACATAAAGTCTCGTATTAATTCCACGAAAAAAACGAGCCAAATCACGAAAGCGATGCAAATGGTTTCTGCCTCTAAGTTGAATCGTGCAGAATTAAATGCAAAGTCTTTTGTTCCTTATATGGAAAAGATTCAAGAAGTCGTTGCGAGCATTGCCCTAGGGAGCAGAGGTGCATCACATCCGATGCTAGTAAGCCGTCCAATCAACAAAACTGGTTATCTTGTTATTACATCTGACCGCGGACTTGCAGGAGCGTATAATTCAAATATTATCCGCCAGGCTTGGCAATCCATTCAAAAGCGTCACAAGTCAACTGACGAATACGTAGTGATTGCGATTGGAAGAGTCGCGAGCAATTTCTTTAAGAAAATGGGCAGCAATGTAGTACAAGAAATTACCGGTTTACCGGATCAGCCATCATTTGCCGATATTAAGGAGATTACTTCGAAATCGGTTGGGTTATTTCAGGATGGAACAATTGATGAATTGTATTTGTATTACAGTCACTATGTCAATACAATTCAACATGAAGTCCACGCGAAAAAACTTCTGCCTCTAACAGATATCGAATCTGAGAAAAAGCTAATCTCATATGAATTCGAGCCAAATGAAGAAGAGATTTTAGAAGTATTGTTACCGCAATACGCAGAAAGTCTCATCTATGGTGCATTGTTGGACGGTAAAGCAAGTGAGCATGCTTCTCGTATGACAGCCATGAAGAATGCTACTGATAACGCGAGTGAACTGATTAACTCGTTAACATTGCATTACAACCGTGCCCGTCAGGCAGCGATTACACAAGAAATCACTGAAATTGTTGGCGGAGCAGCGGCTTTAGAATAG
- a CDS encoding F0F1 ATP synthase subunit delta, translated as MSTVSKRYALALFQLAQEQNLVDTIESELRAVKQAIADTPELLGLLNNPKFSVEKKKEFVKEIFSACTPYVQHTIMLLVDRHRENEIANMASDFVALTNEEKGIAEATVQSIRPLTTDEADGISHAFAAKVGKRSLEITNEVNTDLLGGLKIRIGNLIFDGSLQGKLERLKRELIS; from the coding sequence ATGAGCACAGTTTCTAAAAGATACGCCTTAGCTCTTTTCCAGCTTGCACAGGAACAAAATTTGGTAGATACGATTGAGTCAGAGCTCCGTGCTGTGAAACAAGCCATCGCAGACACGCCAGAATTACTGGGGCTCCTCAATAATCCAAAGTTTTCAGTAGAAAAAAAGAAAGAATTTGTTAAAGAAATTTTTTCTGCATGTACTCCATACGTACAGCATACTATTATGCTTTTAGTGGATCGCCATCGTGAAAATGAAATTGCAAATATGGCATCTGATTTCGTTGCTTTAACGAATGAAGAAAAGGGTATTGCGGAAGCAACAGTTCAAAGTATCCGTCCGTTGACAACTGACGAAGCAGATGGGATTTCTCATGCATTTGCTGCAAAGGTTGGAAAGAGATCACTAGAAATTACGAACGAAGTGAATACTGACCTCCTCGGAGGACTTAAAATTCGAATTGGAAATCTGATCTTTGACGGAAGCCTACAAGGAAAACTAGAACGCCTTAAGCGTGAATTAATAAGCTAA
- the atpD gene encoding F0F1 ATP synthase subunit beta, translated as MNKGKVLQVMGPVVDVKFDSGNLPEIYSALKVQYKAQSESERDIDLTLEVALHLGDDSVRTIAMSSTDGLTRNMEVIDTGAPISVPVGDVTLGRVFNVLGEPIDLDAELPEGTRRDSIHREAPTFEQLSTEVEILETGIKVIDLLAPYIKGGKIGLFGGAGVGKTVLIQELINNIAQEHGGISVFAGVGERTREGNDLYHEMKDSGVINKTAMVFGQMNEPPGARMRVALTGLTMAESFRDDQGQDVLFFIDNIFRFTQAGSEVSALLGRMPSAVGYQPTLATEMGRLQERITSTNVGSVTSIQAIYVPADDYTDPAPATTFAHLDATTNLERKLSEMGIYPAVDPLASTSRALAPEFVGEEHYNVARAVQQTLQRYRELQDIIAILGMDELSDEDKLVVARARRIQFFLSQNFHVAEQFTGQPGSYVPVKETVKGFKEILDGKYDDLPEDAFRLVGRIEEVVEKAKAMMEKA; from the coding sequence ATGAATAAAGGTAAAGTTCTTCAAGTAATGGGTCCAGTTGTTGACGTAAAATTCGATAGCGGAAACCTTCCAGAGATCTACAGTGCCTTAAAGGTTCAATATAAAGCACAATCTGAATCCGAAAGAGACATTGATCTTACACTTGAAGTAGCCCTTCACCTTGGAGACGATTCGGTACGTACAATCGCGATGTCTTCCACAGATGGTTTGACTCGTAACATGGAAGTTATCGATACAGGTGCACCGATTAGCGTTCCTGTAGGTGACGTAACATTAGGACGTGTATTTAACGTATTAGGCGAACCCATTGACTTAGATGCTGAACTTCCAGAAGGAACTCGCCGTGACTCAATTCACAGAGAAGCGCCTACCTTCGAACAATTATCAACAGAAGTTGAAATCCTTGAAACAGGGATTAAGGTTATTGACTTACTAGCACCATACATTAAGGGTGGTAAAATTGGACTCTTCGGTGGTGCAGGAGTAGGTAAAACCGTACTAATTCAGGAGTTAATCAACAACATCGCCCAAGAGCACGGGGGTATTTCCGTATTTGCCGGTGTTGGTGAGCGTACCCGTGAAGGTAACGACCTTTATCATGAAATGAAGGATTCCGGTGTAATCAACAAAACTGCGATGGTATTCGGACAAATGAACGAACCGCCTGGAGCACGTATGCGTGTTGCTTTGACTGGATTAACAATGGCTGAATCCTTCCGTGATGACCAAGGTCAAGACGTTTTATTTTTTATTGATAACATCTTCCGTTTCACACAAGCAGGTTCAGAGGTATCTGCCCTTCTAGGCCGTATGCCATCTGCCGTTGGTTACCAGCCAACACTTGCAACAGAAATGGGTCGCTTGCAAGAACGGATTACATCTACAAACGTTGGTTCTGTAACGTCTATCCAAGCGATCTACGTTCCTGCGGATGACTACACAGACCCAGCACCAGCAACAACGTTTGCTCACTTGGATGCAACAACAAACCTTGAGCGTAAACTTTCTGAGATGGGGATTTACCCAGCGGTGGATCCGCTTGCTTCAACATCTCGTGCATTAGCACCTGAATTCGTTGGAGAAGAACACTACAATGTAGCACGTGCAGTTCAACAAACTCTTCAACGTTACCGTGAGCTTCAAGATATCATCGCCATCTTAGGTATGGATGAGCTTTCTGACGAAGATAAGCTTGTTGTAGCCCGTGCACGTCGTATTCAATTCTTCCTATCGCAAAACTTCCACGTAGCTGAGCAGTTTACAGGTCAGCCAGGTTCTTATGTACCTGTAAAAGAAACTGTAAAAGGCTTCAAGGAAATTCTAGATGGTAAATATGACGACCTTCCAGAAGACGCATTCCGTCTAGTCGGAAGAATCGAAGAAGTTGTAGAAAAAGCAAAAGCTATGATGGAAAAAGCTTAA
- the atpF gene encoding F0F1 ATP synthase subunit B, which produces MLLEGLALNAGGFTWGDAIYQLFAFLVLMLLLSKFAWKPLMKMMKDRESHIANEIDAAENSRREANKLLEEQRELLKEAKQQAQSLIENARKLGDDQREEIVKAAKVEADRMKEAAKREITQEKEQAIASLREQVASLSVMIASKVIEKNLSVAEQEDLINQFIKEAGEER; this is translated from the coding sequence GTGTTACTAGAAGGACTAGCCCTTAATGCAGGCGGTTTTACCTGGGGAGACGCTATCTACCAGCTATTTGCATTCTTGGTGTTAATGCTACTCTTAAGCAAATTTGCTTGGAAACCGCTCATGAAGATGATGAAAGATCGTGAAAGTCACATTGCGAATGAAATCGACGCAGCTGAGAACAGCCGTCGTGAAGCTAATAAACTTTTAGAAGAGCAGCGTGAGCTATTAAAAGAAGCTAAACAGCAAGCTCAAAGTTTAATTGAAAACGCAAGAAAGCTTGGTGACGATCAGCGTGAAGAAATCGTCAAAGCTGCTAAAGTAGAAGCAGACCGCATGAAAGAAGCGGCAAAGCGCGAAATCACTCAAGAGAAAGAGCAAGCAATTGCCTCTCTGCGTGAACAAGTTGCAAGCCTTTCTGTCATGATCGCTTCGAAGGTTATTGAGAAAAACCTTTCTGTCGCGGAGCAGGAGGACTTAATCAACCAGTTTATTAAAGAGGCAGGAGAAGAGCGATGA
- the atpA gene encoding F0F1 ATP synthase subunit alpha, producing MSIKAEEISALIKKQIENYQSELKVTEVGTVIRVGDGIALAHGLDNVMAGELLEFSNGVMGMAQNLEENNVGIVILGPFTEIKEGDEVRRTGRIMEVPVGEQLIGRVVNPLGQPVDGLGPIETTKTRPIESPAPGVMDRKSVHEPLQTGIKAIDALVPIGRGQRELIIGDRQTGKTSVAIDTILNQADQNMICIYVAIGQKESTVRTAVETLRKYGALDYTIVVTASASQPAPLLYLAPYAGVTMGEEFMYNGKHVLVVYDDLSKQAAAYRELSLLLRRPPGREAYPGDVFYLHSRLLERAAKLSDAKGAGSLTALPFVETQAGDISAYIPTNVISITDGQIFLQSDLFFSGVRPAINAGLSVSRVGGSAQIKAMKSVAGTLRLDLASYRELESFAQFGSDLDKATQAKLNRGARTVEVLKQDLHKPIAVEKQVAILYALTRGHLDDIPVKDIRRFENEMYSWMDANKADVLKQIRSTGKLPEGDELDQAITEFKKTFAVSE from the coding sequence GTGAGCATTAAAGCTGAAGAAATCAGTGCACTGATAAAAAAGCAGATTGAAAACTATCAATCTGAACTAAAAGTTACCGAGGTTGGTACTGTAATTAGAGTCGGTGACGGTATTGCTCTTGCTCATGGCCTTGATAATGTCATGGCTGGTGAGCTATTGGAATTCTCTAACGGCGTTATGGGAATGGCGCAAAACTTAGAGGAGAACAATGTCGGTATCGTTATTCTTGGACCATTTACTGAAATAAAAGAAGGCGACGAGGTTCGCCGTACCGGAAGAATCATGGAGGTACCAGTTGGTGAACAGCTAATTGGCCGTGTTGTAAACCCTCTTGGTCAGCCGGTTGACGGACTTGGCCCAATTGAGACTACAAAAACTCGTCCAATTGAAAGTCCAGCTCCTGGTGTAATGGATCGTAAATCTGTTCACGAACCACTTCAAACAGGTATTAAGGCGATTGATGCCCTTGTGCCAATCGGACGTGGCCAGCGTGAGTTAATTATCGGAGACCGTCAAACAGGTAAAACATCTGTTGCCATCGATACAATCTTGAACCAAGCAGATCAAAACATGATTTGTATCTATGTAGCAATCGGTCAAAAAGAATCTACAGTTCGTACAGCTGTTGAGACATTAAGAAAATACGGAGCACTTGATTACACAATCGTTGTAACGGCTTCTGCATCTCAACCAGCTCCGCTTCTTTACCTTGCTCCATATGCTGGGGTAACAATGGGTGAAGAATTCATGTACAACGGCAAACACGTATTGGTTGTATATGATGACCTTTCAAAACAAGCAGCAGCTTATCGTGAGCTTTCCCTATTACTTCGCCGTCCTCCAGGCCGTGAAGCGTATCCAGGGGATGTATTCTATCTACACTCTCGTCTGCTCGAGCGTGCAGCGAAATTAAGTGATGCGAAGGGTGCAGGTTCTCTAACAGCACTTCCATTCGTTGAAACACAAGCTGGTGATATCTCTGCTTATATCCCAACAAACGTTATTTCCATCACCGATGGACAAATCTTCTTACAGTCTGACCTCTTCTTCTCTGGGGTTCGCCCAGCGATTAACGCCGGTCTTTCTGTATCACGTGTTGGTGGATCTGCACAAATTAAAGCGATGAAGAGCGTTGCCGGTACACTTCGTTTGGACCTTGCATCTTACCGTGAGCTAGAATCATTTGCTCAGTTCGGCTCTGATTTGGATAAAGCAACTCAAGCGAAATTAAACCGTGGTGCTCGTACAGTTGAAGTTCTAAAACAAGATCTTCACAAGCCAATCGCTGTTGAAAAACAAGTAGCAATTCTGTACGCATTAACAAGAGGACATTTAGATGACATTCCAGTAAAAGACATTCGTCGTTTTGAAAACGAAATGTACAGCTGGATGGATGCAAATAAAGCCGATGTTCTAAAACAAATTCGTTCAACAGGAAAACTTCCTGAAGGCGATGAGCTAGATCAAGCAATTACAGAATTCAAGAAAACATTTGCCGTTTCTGAATAA
- the atpE gene encoding F0F1 ATP synthase subunit C has translation MNLIAAAIAIGLAAVGAGIGNGLIVGRTVEGIARQPEARGMLQTTMFIGVALVEALPIIAVVIAFTVLGAE, from the coding sequence ATGAATCTTATTGCAGCAGCAATTGCAATTGGTTTGGCAGCGGTTGGAGCAGGTATTGGTAACGGTCTTATTGTTGGTCGTACAGTTGAAGGGATTGCTCGTCAGCCAGAAGCTCGCGGAATGCTTCAAACTACAATGTTCATCGGGGTAGCCCTAGTTGAGGCGCTTCCAATCATCGCCGTAGTTATCGCATTTACAGTATTAGGCGCTGAGTAA
- a CDS encoding F0F1 ATP synthase subunit epsilon, which translates to MKTVNVHIVTPDGPVYEADVEMVSTKAKSGELGILPGHIPTVAPLAIGAVRLKKGAQTELVAVSGGFLEVRPDKVTILAQSAEKAEDIDVARAEQAKKRAEERLNQSKQDNIDFTRAELALKRAVNRINITQNRF; encoded by the coding sequence ATGAAGACAGTAAATGTCCATATCGTGACTCCCGACGGTCCGGTGTATGAAGCTGACGTAGAAATGGTCAGTACAAAAGCTAAAAGTGGTGAACTGGGGATCCTCCCTGGTCACATTCCAACCGTGGCTCCTTTAGCGATTGGCGCCGTCCGTTTAAAAAAGGGTGCCCAAACTGAATTAGTAGCTGTAAGCGGCGGATTTTTAGAAGTCCGTCCTGACAAGGTAACCATCCTTGCCCAATCAGCTGAGAAAGCAGAAGACATTGATGTCGCTCGTGCTGAACAAGCGAAAAAGCGTGCAGAAGAACGTCTGAACCAAAGCAAACAAGACAACATCGACTTCACACGTGCTGAGCTTGCATTAAAGCGCGCCGTCAATCGAATCAACATCACACAAAATCGTTTCTAA
- the atpB gene encoding F0F1 ATP synthase subunit A, translating into MDHEAPIREVELFGLVIPFNLSNILMITVASIIVFLIAVLCTRTLAMKPTGAQNFIEWVVDFVRGIIKSNMDWKEGARFHILGLTLIMYIFVSNMLGLPFALTFNHELWWKSPTADPVITLTLSTMIIVLTNVYGVKLNGMKQYGKQFFSPFPIMFPFKVVEEFANTLTFGLRLYGNIYAGEILLAMLAAAGSASIFGGVLSFIPLMAWQGFSIFVGAIQAFIFLMLTMVYMAHKVSHDH; encoded by the coding sequence ATGGATCATGAAGCACCGATAAGAGAGGTCGAGCTTTTTGGACTAGTTATACCTTTTAACCTCTCAAATATACTTATGATCACGGTAGCATCCATTATTGTTTTTTTGATTGCAGTCTTATGTACTCGTACGCTTGCAATGAAACCTACAGGCGCTCAAAACTTCATAGAGTGGGTTGTGGATTTTGTTCGAGGCATTATTAAAAGTAACATGGACTGGAAAGAGGGTGCCCGATTCCATATTCTCGGGTTAACGCTCATCATGTACATCTTCGTATCAAACATGCTTGGTTTGCCATTCGCGCTAACGTTCAATCACGAACTTTGGTGGAAATCACCTACGGCTGACCCAGTGATTACCCTTACATTATCAACAATGATCATTGTTTTAACGAATGTTTATGGGGTAAAACTGAATGGCATGAAGCAGTACGGTAAGCAATTTTTTAGTCCATTTCCGATTATGTTCCCATTTAAAGTAGTAGAAGAATTTGCAAACACCTTAACGTTTGGTCTGCGTCTTTACGGGAACATCTACGCTGGTGAAATCTTGCTGGCAATGCTTGCAGCAGCAGGATCAGCAAGTATTTTTGGAGGAGTTTTAAGCTTTATTCCTTTGATGGCATGGCAAGGATTTAGTATCTTTGTTGGTGCAATCCAAGCATTTATCTTTCTTATGTTAACGATGGTTTATATGGCTCATAAAGTGAGTCATGACCATTAA
- a CDS encoding ATP synthase subunit I: MDDLKAIFIRGSKYILFLLSFYVLGWGFTPYQTIFAGLVLGTTLSLFNFWILVRKTIRFGEAVVQGQKAKGLGMLLRLATAALAVTIALRYPEVFDLITVIIGLMTFYIVIMIDLLLQSILKRNNGEER; encoded by the coding sequence ATGGACGACCTAAAAGCCATCTTTATAAGGGGATCAAAATATATATTGTTTTTACTCTCCTTCTACGTGCTTGGTTGGGGCTTTACACCGTATCAGACGATTTTTGCAGGGCTAGTTTTAGGGACAACCCTCAGTCTGTTTAACTTTTGGATATTGGTGAGGAAAACAATCCGTTTTGGTGAAGCGGTTGTTCAGGGTCAAAAAGCGAAGGGACTGGGGATGCTGTTAAGGCTGGCAACAGCTGCACTAGCAGTGACGATAGCCTTGAGATACCCGGAGGTTTTTGATCTAATCACTGTTATTATTGGATTAATGACATTTTATATTGTCATTATGATAGATTTGCTTCTTCAATCTATACTCAAAAGAAACAACGGGGAAGAGAGGTGA
- a CDS encoding AtpZ/AtpI family protein: MKKNDHHPFRAMALMSAILSQLVGCILIGIFGGRWVDKAIGTEPLFLIIGLLLGLTAGIYSMLHLLRHFNSGD, encoded by the coding sequence ATGAAGAAGAATGACCACCATCCATTTCGCGCTATGGCTCTTATGTCGGCCATACTCTCACAGTTAGTAGGCTGCATTCTTATTGGAATATTTGGAGGCAGATGGGTAGACAAGGCCATTGGCACAGAGCCGTTGTTCCTTATTATTGGACTGCTTTTGGGGTTAACCGCGGGGATTTACAGCATGCTACATTTGCTTCGCCATTTTAATTCGGGAGATTAG